Within Ipomoea triloba cultivar NCNSP0323 chromosome 9, ASM357664v1, the genomic segment CTAAACAATGCTTGAAACATATACCACACCTTCTTGTGCTGCTTCCTATACACGGCTGTCCATGTAAGCTTGGATGGCTTCAGCCTGTTGTGAAAATATCTTTTACATTTTGAATTGGCAAACAGGAAAACCTGAAATTATCAAAATTAGCAAAAATTGGGCAATAGTATACAGTCTACTCTTACTCTTTCCATAaagacattaaaaaaaaggaTAATTGATAAAACCACCAGCATCAATTAGAGTTCAACCTGAGAATCTGCACGAACAAATCTGATGCCTTTCCCAGGATAAATCTTGGCACCACTGAAGCGACAGAGTTCAGTCCTGAAATCACAACAAAGTGCATTAATGACTAGATTTGTAATATATTTGTGGAGGGGACAAGGTATAATCACAGAGAAGTGCACTTGTTGCACATCAGGTCCAGGGCATTCAATAACATATACTGCACATTCAAGCATATCACTTTCAATCTTGAAGCACAAGGATCAGGGAACGTTTCAatttagaataaatcccttgcACTTAATCTGCTTTTGATGCACTTTCTCTCAGCCCTTGAGAAAACTCAAGCTACTTTAGAATGGATACTAAAACAATTTCCACAAGTCCCAACAGCCACCTAGATCAATGAGCACATATAGTAGTTGAATTTTCCCAAGGCATAGATGATTCACAATTTCCTTTGTTAAGAATCAAAAGATGGTTGATAGCttcattttcaaaatcaacacctGACTTTATGCATTAGCCTACtagttccatttttttttcatttcatgaTTCCACAATCCACATGATTACCTCTAGCATCCCACGCTCCAACATTTTAAAACGATATTAAAGACGCCCCAACACACTCCAAAGGCCAAAACAATACCGCGCCagttacttaaaaaaaaaactcacagtATTTATCATATTGTTAAAAATGAAACTACCATAGCAATTCTTATACGAGACGAACATACATCTGATTTTGAATCCATAAGGGGACTGATTACGCGCGCGTGAAAATGAAGCCACGCATGCGCTTCGGTGAACATAGATCTACAAATCTCGTGaataagaaaggaaatgaagaaaaacatAGAATGCATCCCGTTTGAATATAGCAAAAGGTTGAAACTTGTTCAAAATTCACACAAAACTTGTTATTCCTTCCACAAAGAGGTGAACACAACGAGATATAACAGCATAGTTTAAACAACAAAATAGATAAAAATTCATGCAAGCTTAAAGGGGATCGAAGAGAATTACTTGAGAACCATGGCTCCTGTAAGCTCTGCCGCGCTGACGCTCTCCCTTCACACGATTGTGAAACCCTAATAGCGCATCAACTTATATTGATACTAGCCCTTATATTAAACGGGCCCTATTTTAGCAAGCGATTTCAAATGGGCCCAATCATCCTTTCACTCATGGGCTCCTTAATCAGCCCACTTAGAGCTGATCCTGTCAAATAATTGCTATTTTGCTATTCCAGAAGGGTTGCAAATGAGTgagcaatttatatcgtgaatCAGGTGCACAATCTCGattcaaaatgacgtcgttttgttccttttaattaatgatttttcCGTTTTTGTTCGGTCttaacttataagatgagttttgtgtattttgtgataATATTCTGTGCATTCTGTTGTGACATTCTGTATATTCTCGtcattgattctgtgtattctagtatgtaattctgtacattattgatttctaaTACCATACCTCATGGAACATAACagataatacttaggcttatattttgtgtatccttttcattgattctgtgtattctagtatgtaattctgtacattattgattccTAATACCATATCTCATGAAACAGTagagataatacttaggctaataattatgtgtattctattcgtaaattttgtgtattctggtatatgattttgtgtattatgctatataattttgtacattattgatttcgagTATCATGCCTCATTAAATAGTAATGCTAATATTTAGGATATTGAttgtgtgtattctattgaataatatgtgtatttgatctaattttttatacttaatgttattgcggtattggaaatcaataatgcacagaattatatattagaatacacgtaaacactcaatagaatacacagaatcactaCCCTAAGTATTGGCATTCCTCTTTCATGATATATGgtattgaaattactaatgtacagaattatatactagaatacacataaacagtcaatagaatacacagaatcactaCTCTAACTATTAGCATTCCAGTTTCATGAGATATGGACATATGGTATTGAAATTACTAACGTACAGAACTATATAATAGAATGTGTGGCCAGGAGGTGGCCTAACTGGGATCCATATCCACCCAACTAGAGGTTTATAATGAAAAGAGTTGAAGCTGTGAAGTGAAGAAGATTGTGGATAGAGCTAGTTGGTGTAAGCCCAAGAAGGCATGGATCAAAATGAATTGTGAAGTGGGGGGAGGGAGAGAGGGAAGAACTGTGGCTTTGTGATTAGAAATGGTGAAGGAAGGTTTTGCTTGGCTGGGGTGTACTCTGTTCAGGAGGAACTGGATGGCTTAATCAAAAGAATGTTAAGGGATGGGGTGGAATGGAGTAAGGAAAGAAACTTGGGGAGAATGGTTATTGAGTCAGATGATGAAAGAGTTCTGGAGAAGGAAGAATGGGAGGGAACGGTGGTAGGAAAATGTAGGGAAAAAGTGAATTGTGTGGCAGAATGCTTGGTAAAGAATGAAAAGGAGGGAAATGTGATTTATCTAACACGTGAGGCAATGTCAAGGTCCTTTAGGCAAGTATTGGATCTAGAGGGCTTGCctcatttctttttttctccCTCTGTATATTACAGGTAACGTCTTTTACTTGGTGGAATGTTTCTGCTTCTGATCTGTTGATGAGTAGTGGTATGATGAGATGTGCAGGTGGAAATGGAATATGGGCATAACTCTGCTGGAGGGCTGCTGGTATGatatttgttttgatttgtttgtgCAGGGAATGAAGATGGTGGCGGTACAGTGCAGAGCTGGGAGTACATGAAGGCAACAAGTGAAAGCTGAAATGAATTggaatttgaaaaatgagtgATTTTGTCTAGGTTGAAGATTTTCTTATTTAGCATGCTAAGTAGGGTGTCTTTGGCCTCTCTAGTCTGATAATTGCAAGTGTGACAGGGTGAAAATGGGAAACTGTGTGCTTATGTGGGTATTTGCAGGGGGTGATCCAAGCATAGCATACACTTATAGAGATGGGAATGTCTTTTGAAATTGGAAAGGAAGCATAATAggttgaaagaaaagaaatagaaaaaaaaaaaaaaaaaagagaaaggtgatgaaatgatttaagaaatgATGTTCCCCATTGCTTAGGGTGTGGCTTGATAAGGCTTTTCCTAGTAAGATACAGAGCTCTGTACGGGAGAGGTTGATCCATGCTCTAAGGGTGGGGGCTCTGGGTACTACCATTGCTGTGGGTGCAGGTTGTAGGGCTCCCTGTGGAAAAACACAGAGATCTGTGCAGAGGGGGTTGCTTGTGCCCACATGGTGGGTCTCATTGCTTAGGTTGTTGGCTATTAAGGCTTCGCCCTGTCAAATGCAGAGATCTGTATAGGGGGTTGGTTGGTGGCCTAAGGGTGAGGGTACGAAAGTGCTTGGTATGAAAAGGTGGAAATAAGAAATGGGTTGTGTAGTTGGTTCATAGGTATCGGTCCCATCCTTTGTGTAGGGCGTGGATTATTCTTGTTAGATACCATAGTTTTGTGCTTAGAAGACTTGGTGAAGGGAGGAGGGAGTGGTGCGTACCTTTAGTTTGTATGAAGATTAGCCTAAGGAGGCCATTGGATACTTTACTTGGCATATTAGATAGAGGAAATCGTTGATATTAGATAGCCACTTTGGCAATGAATATGTAACTATGTAAGCCCTTGGGCATTTGTCTTAGCTAGGCCACTTTCTGGCCCAGATGTACTGACTCTTTGATGTTGGATGAtatgaattgttttttttttaaagaatacacaaacactcaatagaatacacagaattacacATAACGAAAAATTGGGCGGACAGAACAGTGTCCGTCGCACGTCAACTCCCCATAACTTAGttaaacgacgttgttttgaacCAGTGTCGACAGTGCactgtagaccctggtccacgatataacgatccAAATGAGTAGAGCCGAGCTGCTCACAAGCCATAAATAATACtttctctgtcccattttacctgtactatttactattcattagtcaaaccaactttttcttcattgcttattttctttagtaattttttttatttttaaatttaatttttgtgtttaatagtatttttaatgtaatttctaaatatataaatcttatatattaatgctaaacataatattatgaaaaattagattaaaaataacttcagtcaagcctaaAAAATTGTTGGGCTGAGCTCAAGCATTATTTTTCAAGCTCG encodes:
- the LOC116028877 gene encoding uncharacterized protein LOC116028877, with amino-acid sequence MLRDGVEWSKERNLGRMVIESDDERVLEKEEWEGTVVGKCREKVNCVAECLVKNEKEGNVIYLTREAMSRSFRQVLDLEGLPHFFFSPSVYYRWKWNMGITLLEGCWYDICFDLFVQGMKMVAVQCRAGST